The genomic stretch TAAAATGATCTCTGTGTGGTTTGATAATTTTTCTCATTGTAAGTTTTGCATTCAATATAGTTTGGCCTGCCATCTTTGTCTTCAATAAAAATATCAGGATAACCAACCGCCTTCTTTTTGCTTTCTTTTGTCCTTGGTCTATCTGCTTTTAGCCCAACCTTGTTTAATGCCCCAATCATGAACGGCTCTATATGATTGCCAACTTCATTTGCTCTGCTTGCAAAAATACCCATTTGATTAGCATTTTTTGTTGCAACCTTTGTTGCTTTAATTAAATCTTTTAACAATTGCTGATCTTTAGAATCGCCTTTATTAAATGGTATTACTTTGCATCCTGATATTGCTTTTATTGCTATTTTAAATGGAATATTTTTTAACGGTTTAAGAAATTGGGAGATCGTGTCCTCTAATCCCTCTATATATTCTTTTTGTTCGTTCATATTATTTTGATTTCTTAAAAATTAAAATATACTCCTTCTGCATAACATTATATAACCCATAAATAATCTTAGCCATTTTCTTCACTGTTTTAAACCCAACGCTTTCACAATAATTTATAACATTCTGTGTTGTATCTATTTCCCGCCCCTGAAAAGTTACATTGCCAATTATCACTACACAATATTTATCTTTTTTTAGTAATCGATGCATTTCACTGTACGCTTTTTCCATATCAGCATCATATAATTTAAATTTATCTAGTCCTGTCCCCCTAACGCCAATAAAATCTTCTTTAATTTGATTTAAATCATATCCCAAAGCCGTTAAAGAATGACTATCGTTTGCAACATAATTAAGAGCTATTGAATAAGGAGGTGAAGTAATAATGCCATCAACAGATTCATCTTTTAGCTCAGTATTTCTAGCATCACCTTGAATAACTTTAATCTTTCCTAATTTAAGATTAAATCTCTTCTGTGCCTCATTATAATCTTCAACTGAGGCAATCATTTTTAGGGCATCGTTTCTGAATGAGCTATCAAAACTTTTACCTCGACGAGATTGGTCGCTATGAGCCATCATTTCTGCTACTTTGTAAAAATTTTTTACCCTTTCATCCTCTGCTTCTTTTTTATTATTTTTATCTAAATAAAAATCTTTATATTCTTTTATCTGGTCTAAAACCTCAATTGACTCAGTTTTTACTTTTGAAATTAAAACGCATAAGAGAGAAATGTCTATACCAATACCATTTATACCCAATAATTGAGCTTCTAAAACCGCGGTTCCACTACCAACAAACGGATCAAGCAATGTTTCACCTCGTTTGATATTAATAATATTTAATAAGGCTCTAATCATTTGGGGATGAAATTTGCCTTTATAAGGATAAATCCAATGTGTTAAAAATTGATTAACAGATTTTGTTTGATTATATTTTTGTAAATAATAATAATCAGTGTATATCCCGTCTATTGTTTTAAAATAAGCTAATCTAGTCTTTAAATCTTCTAAATTACTAATGTCTTTAATTTTAAACTCGCGAAAATCATTTGTAACTTTTAAGTCTGGTTCAAAAGATTTAAGTTCAAGCCTGGCAAGAGCTAACTCATATATAAATTGGATGTTATCCAACAATTTTAACGTCTTAGCATTATTCATAAAACTCTTTATTTTATCTAATTTATCAATTTGCCCATCTGGGGCAACAAGGAAATAATAAAAGTCGCCAGACCCACTAGAAAAGAAGAAACAATAAAATCAAATAATAAATCGGTTCCTTTTGATTTTTTCCTAAACAACCTATTGAATTTATTTCTCTCTTCTATGGTGGCTTCTGTGATAACGGGCTCTTCCTCGTATTTATTTTTCAATAACTCGATTTTTTCTAAAAGTTCACCAATTTCATTTGTTGATACTAACCAGAAATATATTGGAATAATAAACAAATTTAAAGACATCACAAAAACACCACCAATGCTAATCCAATTTAAAATAACTTTCAAATCAACAGTCAATAAACCAACTAAAAAAGCAAGTGAAACCGTAAACAAAGCAGTTAAAAATGAACGTCTATAACTTATAGAAATCTGGCCTATATCTTCAAGCCTAACGAGTTGGCGAAATAAAGCTTTTTTTAATTCTTTTTGATCATTTCCCATACAAAAATCTTTGTCCTGGGGTCACAACTGGATTTAAACCAGTGACCTCCTTTGTTGCAACTAGGGTGCTATAAGTCTCAGCTGGTGGGCATAGGAGGACTTGAACCTCCGACCTCATGAATGTGAATCATGCGCTCTAGCCAGCTGAGCTATATGCCCTTGTTCCTAGAACCTGGGATATCCCCATTCTCAAACAGGGTACTCTAACTTCACCCCAGTTACGACCAGGGCAGGCCCAAGATAGTCGCCCAATTTATCATTGACTTAATTACTTGATTACCCGATTACTCAATTACCGATTTACTCAATTATCCCCAGTCACTACCAATCATAGCACACTCCCGCACATTTGCCAAATCTGATTTTATGAATTATACTAAGTAAAAGTCTTGCTTTAATGTTTTTTTGTTTTATTGTTTTATTGTTTTATTGTTTTATTGTTTTTTTGTTTTTTGAATATGCGACATTTTACTAAAGTCAATCTGCTCGACGGCATCAGCGGTCCAAAATTTACGCGCAGAGAACTTGGCGAATATCGGCCAAAAGAATATCACCAACCAGAAGAATACGAAATCCAGAAGCCACGCGCAAAACGCAAAGGGTGGAAATTTTTATTTTACGGCTTTTTAATATTTCTGATTCTCTTTATCACTTTCTCGTCCAATGTTATTTTCTCTTCATCCAGCCTCCTGGATAATCTTACTAAATTTAATTCAGAAGGTACTTTTTCCGGAATCTGGACCCAATTTAAAAAACTGGTTACTCCGGAAGACAAACTTCTGCAGGGAGAAACTGCTGATAGAACTAACATCCTGCTTTTGGGCCAAGGCGGCCGGGGACACGAAGGCGCTTTTCTGACTGATACAATAATCCTAGTAAGTCTCAAACCATCTACAGAACAAGTGGCTACTCTCTCAATCCCCAGAGATTTATATGTCCCTGTTGCTGGCAATGATTGGCAAAGAATCAATTATGCTAATGCCTATGGCGAGATAGAAAAAGATGGCCAAGGTGGCGAGGTGGCGAGTGAGACTGTCAGTAATATTTTTGGCGTGCCAGTTCATTATTATATCCGGGTTGACTTCGAAGGCTTTAAAAAAGTTATTGATGATCTGGGCGGTGTAACCATTAATGTCGAACGCAGTTTTACAGACCCGCTTTTTCCTAATGAAAATTTCGGCACGACCACGGTCACTTTCGAAAAGGGCTGGCAAAAAATGGCTGGCGAAACTGCCCTTAACTATGCGCGCTCCCGGCATGGTGATCATGGCGAGGCCGGAGATTTCGCCCGCAGCCGGCGCCAACAAAAACTTATCTTAGCTTTAAAAAATAAACTTTTCTCTTTTTCTTCCCTGCTCCAACCCCATAAAATTGTCCAAGCCTTAAAAGACTTTAATGAGCACCTCACTACTAATTTAGAAACCTGGGAAATAATTAGGTTGGCTAAATTATCTCGGAAGATTGACCTGGAAAAAGTGATTAATAAAACGTTAGACGATTCTTCCGAAGGGCAGCTTGTTCCGGATATTACTGAAGCAGGGGCTTATGTGCTTAGGCCAAAAACCGGCAATTTTAACAAGCTTGCCAATATTGCTCAATATATTTTTGAAACCGAAATCCCAGCCCTCGCCCCAACCCCAGAAGAACTTGTTTTGGACGAAGAAATTTCTACTACAACCGCAACTACTGCCTTAGATCTGATTGAAGAAAGCCCAGATGAATCAGTTGCTCCTCAAGCAACCGCTGCCCCAGCCGCCCTGCCTCTTGAAAAAATAAAAATCTCTGTCTTAAACGGAACCTGGGAAACTGGCTGGGCAAAAAAAATGGCTGACAAACTAGAAGCCCTTGATTATGAAATTGCGAGCTTTGGCAATGCGCCCACTCATGATTACGAGAAAACCATCATTTATGATTTAACCGAGGGCGCAGAAACCCAAGACCTGCAATTTTTATTAGAACTGTTTGACGCTGAAATCCAAACTTCCCTGCCAAGCTCTCTCCAAGCAACAACCGGCGCAACGGACTTTTTGATTATTTTGGGGTTGGATAGTACGAATAAATAATTTAGGGTAAACTTGGTAGGGTAGCATTCTCGTTGTTATATTTCCATCCGTTATCTATTGGGATTAATATCTGATTAATAATGGTGTGAATACAGTAGTGAATAAAGTGAATAAAATAGTTAATAATAACGACGATGAGTCTATTAACTTTATTAACAATTTTATTCACTTTATTAACAATCTGGATAACAGGAATAACGACCTCAACGCCATTGATAATGTTTCCAACAAAGACATTATCTCCAGATTTATTAACAACTTTATCAACCGATAACTAAAATGATAAATAAAAAATGATAAATAATAAACCAAAAGCCGCCATCATCGGCCGCACCAATGTCGGCAAATCCACACTCTTCAATCGCCTGACCGAATCCGGCAAAGCGATTGTTTCCAGTATTCCCGGCACCACTCGCGATAGAAATTATGGCGAATGCTTTTGGCGAGGAAAAAAATTTCAATTGGCAGACACTGGCGGTCTTGAGAATATTCCGACCCCAAGCCTCAAGCGACTCTCAAAGACCCCAAGCCAGGTCGAGGGGAGGCCTCAAGCGACTCTCAAAGACCCCAAGCCAGGTCGAGGGGAGGCCTCAAGCGACTCAAGCATCAAGCGACAAATCGTCTCCCAAACCCTCAAAGAAATTGACGCCGCTGACCTTATTATTTTTCTTATTGACGCAAATGACGGTGTTCTGCCCCAGGAAAAAGAATTTGTTAAATTTTTGCGCAAAAAGCAAAAAGAATATCTTGTTGTCGCGAATAAAGTTGATAATAAAAGAATCAGCAATAAAATTGATCCTGAAATTTATAAATTATCTCCCAATGAGCCCTTCTTTGTCTCCGCCATCAATGGCGTCGGCACCGGCGACCTTCTTGACGCAATTGTGAAAAATCTGCCCCCCGCAAAAAAAAGTAATCAAACCCTTCGACAAAGCTCAAAATCTGCGACAACAGAACAATTGAATGATAGAACAATGGTCAAAATCGCCATCATCGGCAAACCCAATGTTGGCAAATCATCGCTGTTAAACGCCATATTCGGCGAAGAACACGTAATTGTCAGCGAAACCCCGCACACCACCAGGGAAGCTCAAGACATTCTTATAAATTATCAAAATACCCCAATCCTTTTGATTGACACAGCCGGCATCAGAAGAAAAGCAAAAATCGATAACCAATTAGAAAAAATGGGGGTCAAGCAAAGCATTGGAACTTTCAAACGAGTGAACCTAATTCTTTTTGTTATTGATGCCGCCTCTCCCGTCTCCAAACAAGACAAAAACTTGGGCCGGTTGATTGTTAATGCCGGCAGGCCAGTTCTGGTGATTGTCAACAAGTGGGACCTAGTCAAAGACCAAGAGACAAAAGAATATGAAAAATTTTTTAAAGCCGAGTTCCCCCACCTCAACTTCGCGCCTCTGTTTTTTGTCTCCGCAAAAACCGGAAAACACGTAGATAAAATTTTAAACCATGCTCTGGAAACCAAAAAGCAGGCAGAAAAACAAATCCCTGACAATGCCCTTGCCAAATTTTTGAAAAAAATTGTTTTAGATTTAAAAAAGTACCAAGGCAAGCAAAAAAAGATGCCCCGCTTGCTCG from Patescibacteria group bacterium encodes the following:
- the der gene encoding ribosome biogenesis GTPase Der → MINNKPKAAIIGRTNVGKSTLFNRLTESGKAIVSSIPGTTRDRNYGECFWRGKKFQLADTGGLENIPTPSLKRLSKTPSQVEGRPQATLKDPKPGRGEASSDSSIKRQIVSQTLKEIDAADLIIFLIDANDGVLPQEKEFVKFLRKKQKEYLVVANKVDNKRISNKIDPEIYKLSPNEPFFVSAINGVGTGDLLDAIVKNLPPAKKSNQTLRQSSKSATTEQLNDRTMVKIAIIGKPNVGKSSLLNAIFGEEHVIVSETPHTTREAQDILINYQNTPILLIDTAGIRRKAKIDNQLEKMGVKQSIGTFKRVNLILFVIDAASPVSKQDKNLGRLIVNAGRPVLVIVNKWDLVKDQETKEYEKFFKAEFPHLNFAPLFFVSAKTGKHVDKILNHALETKKQAEKQIPDNALAKFLKKIVLDLKKYQGKQKKMPRLLGLKQTKTNPPTFEIIYSEAKGQKLAASVIKYIENRLREKFGFKGVSIIIDSRSIKLK
- a CDS encoding LCP family protein; this translates as MRHFTKVNLLDGISGPKFTRRELGEYRPKEYHQPEEYEIQKPRAKRKGWKFLFYGFLIFLILFITFSSNVIFSSSSLLDNLTKFNSEGTFSGIWTQFKKLVTPEDKLLQGETADRTNILLLGQGGRGHEGAFLTDTIILVSLKPSTEQVATLSIPRDLYVPVAGNDWQRINYANAYGEIEKDGQGGEVASETVSNIFGVPVHYYIRVDFEGFKKVIDDLGGVTINVERSFTDPLFPNENFGTTTVTFEKGWQKMAGETALNYARSRHGDHGEAGDFARSRRQQKLILALKNKLFSFSSLLQPHKIVQALKDFNEHLTTNLETWEIIRLAKLSRKIDLEKVINKTLDDSSEGQLVPDITEAGAYVLRPKTGNFNKLANIAQYIFETEIPALAPTPEELVLDEEISTTTATTALDLIEESPDESVAPQATAAPAALPLEKIKISVLNGTWETGWAKKMADKLEALDYEIASFGNAPTHDYEKTIIYDLTEGAETQDLQFLLELFDAEIQTSLPSSLQATTGATDFLIILGLDSTNK